One genomic window of Ottowia oryzae includes the following:
- a CDS encoding DUF3149 domain-containing protein: MKLWQDLFGTDYGLMSIAGIAFMIFMAVWYVRFFIRKVNEKPRKD; the protein is encoded by the coding sequence ATGAAGCTTTGGCAAGACCTGTTTGGCACCGACTACGGCCTGATGAGCATTGCGGGCATCGCCTTCATGATCTTCATGGCCGTCTGGTACGTGCGCTTCTTCATCCGCAAGGTCAACGAGAAGCCACGCAAAGACTGA
- a CDS encoding long-chain fatty acid--CoA ligase, which produces MRPHYKFWPARMPHAIAPPATSLWHNLAVSALRYPDKAAIVFFGRVLTYAQLKDAAERLAARLKALGVAKGDRVVVDMQNTPQLVIAHFAIFRAEAVVVPVNPMNRAEELKHYITDPGARVAITTADLAGELAAASNALPAGQGLEHLVVTRYADAFDAEVAGPDAPPEAWRGWLLAEHPLPTLTGGQVHTWQSALAEAPLQGELNADPQDLCVLPYTSGTTGLPKGCMHTHASIMHNAVACGLWGSATSETVALVVVPMFHITGMVAVLHAGIFCGATMVVMPRWDRELAGRLISRWKVTSFTNIPTMIIDLLASPNFASFDLSSLKAISGGGAAMPQAVAQRLLEAYGLRYAEGYGLTETAAPSHQNPIDHSKQQCLGIPFFSTDSRIVDPDTLAELPQGEQGEIVISGPQVFQGYWKRPDATADAFFELDGKRFFRSGDLGRMDEDGYFFITDRLKRMINASGHKVWPAEVESLMFRHPAIQEACVIGTKDDYRGESVKAVVVLRPSHRDLVTEQDIIDWCRENMAVYKAPRVVQFVEALPKSGTGKVMWRQLQEAEKAPRAAPID; this is translated from the coding sequence ATGCGCCCGCACTACAAGTTCTGGCCTGCCCGCATGCCCCATGCGATCGCGCCGCCCGCCACCAGCCTGTGGCACAACCTGGCCGTCAGCGCGCTCCGCTACCCCGACAAAGCGGCCATCGTCTTCTTTGGCCGCGTGCTGACGTACGCCCAATTGAAAGACGCGGCGGAGCGCCTGGCCGCACGGCTGAAGGCGCTGGGCGTGGCCAAGGGCGACCGCGTGGTGGTGGATATGCAGAACACGCCGCAGCTGGTGATCGCTCATTTCGCCATCTTCCGCGCCGAGGCCGTCGTGGTGCCCGTCAACCCGATGAACCGGGCCGAAGAGCTCAAGCACTACATCACCGACCCGGGCGCCCGCGTGGCCATCACCACGGCCGACCTGGCGGGTGAGCTGGCCGCCGCCAGCAACGCCTTGCCCGCCGGGCAGGGGTTGGAGCACCTCGTGGTCACCCGCTACGCCGACGCATTCGACGCCGAGGTGGCGGGCCCCGACGCGCCGCCCGAGGCCTGGCGCGGCTGGCTGCTGGCCGAGCACCCGCTGCCCACGCTGACCGGCGGCCAGGTTCACACCTGGCAGTCCGCGCTGGCCGAAGCGCCGCTGCAGGGCGAACTCAACGCCGATCCGCAAGACCTGTGCGTTCTGCCCTACACCAGCGGCACCACCGGGCTGCCCAAGGGGTGCATGCACACGCACGCCAGCATCATGCACAACGCCGTGGCCTGCGGCCTGTGGGGCAGCGCCACGTCTGAAACGGTGGCGCTGGTGGTGGTGCCCATGTTCCACATCACCGGCATGGTGGCGGTGCTGCACGCGGGCATTTTTTGCGGCGCCACGATGGTGGTGATGCCGCGCTGGGACCGCGAGCTGGCCGGGCGCCTCATCTCGCGCTGGAAGGTGACCAGCTTCACCAACATCCCCACCATGATCATCGACCTGCTGGCCAGCCCCAACTTCGCCAGCTTCGACTTGTCCAGCCTGAAGGCCATCAGCGGTGGCGGCGCCGCCATGCCGCAGGCGGTGGCCCAGCGCCTGCTGGAAGCCTACGGCCTGCGCTACGCCGAGGGCTACGGCCTGACCGAGACCGCCGCGCCATCGCACCAGAACCCCATCGACCACAGCAAGCAGCAGTGCCTGGGCATTCCGTTTTTCAGCACCGACTCGCGCATTGTTGACCCCGACACCCTGGCCGAGCTGCCGCAAGGCGAGCAGGGCGAGATCGTGATCAGCGGGCCGCAGGTCTTTCAGGGCTACTGGAAGCGCCCCGACGCCACCGCCGACGCGTTTTTTGAGCTGGATGGCAAGCGCTTCTTCCGCTCAGGCGATCTGGGGCGGATGGACGAGGACGGCTATTTCTTCATCACCGACCGCCTTAAGCGGATGATCAACGCCAGCGGCCACAAGGTCTGGCCGGCGGAGGTCGAATCGCTCATGTTCCGCCACCCGGCGATCCAGGAGGCCTGCGTCATCGGCACCAAAGATGACTACCGAGGCGAATCGGTCAAGGCCGTGGTGGTGCTGCGCCCCAGCCACCGCGACCTGGTGACCGAGCAGGACATCATCGACTGGTGCCGCGAGAACATGGCCGTCTACAAGGCGCCGCGCGTGGTGCAGTTTGTCGAAGCGCTGCCCAAGAGCGGCACCGGCAAGGTGATGTGGCGCCAACTGCAAGAGGCGGAAAAAGCCCCTCGCGCGGCACCCATCGACTGA
- a CDS encoding tripartite tricarboxylate transporter permease — translation MDVLHNLLFGFEHALTLSNLMYCALGCAVGTMVGLLPGLGPLATISLLLPLTYTMPLSGSLIMLAGIYYGAQYGDSVSAITMKIPHASSIVACIDGYAMTLKGKTGLALFTAGVSSFIGGTLAIIVLAFMAPTLSQVAFLFGPAEYCALMLVGFVCVSFVTTGSLLNGLAMCMVGVLLGQIGTDVNSGTMRFTLDLPFLADGVGLVSIALGCFGIAEITKNLDAREERSPFNGAIKLIPTWPEFKRIIPSALRGSVLGSFLGILPGGGPVIAQFAAYAVDKKVSKYRHEIGTGAIEGVAGQAAADEAAARTSFIPLLSIGIPENAVMALMMGAFMIKGVTPGPNLIPEHPDVFWGLVASMWVGNCFLLILNVPLVRYWLTLFKIPYSVLFPAILFFCCIGSFSVNNNVDDIFVTVFFGALGYTFMRLGLDAAPLMLGFILGPMLEENFRRAMLLTRGSFVQMADRPIAGSLFALVAIFILWQIVAAILKMRKERVSATASALPATP, via the coding sequence ATGGACGTGCTGCACAACCTCCTCTTTGGGTTTGAGCACGCGCTCACTCTCAGCAACCTGATGTACTGCGCGCTGGGTTGCGCGGTTGGCACGATGGTCGGGCTGCTGCCGGGGCTGGGCCCACTGGCCACCATCAGCCTGCTGCTGCCCCTGACCTACACCATGCCGCTGTCGGGTTCGCTGATCATGCTGGCGGGCATCTACTACGGCGCGCAGTATGGTGACAGCGTCAGCGCCATCACCATGAAGATTCCGCATGCCAGCAGCATCGTCGCCTGCATCGACGGCTATGCCATGACGCTCAAGGGCAAGACGGGTCTGGCACTGTTCACCGCGGGGGTGTCGAGCTTTATCGGCGGCACGCTGGCGATCATCGTGTTGGCGTTCATGGCGCCCACGCTCAGCCAGGTGGCCTTCCTGTTCGGGCCTGCCGAGTACTGCGCGCTGATGCTGGTCGGTTTTGTATGTGTCAGCTTCGTCACCACCGGCAGCCTGCTCAACGGCTTGGCGATGTGCATGGTGGGCGTGCTGCTGGGGCAGATCGGCACCGATGTGAACAGTGGCACGATGCGCTTTACGCTGGATCTGCCCTTTTTGGCGGACGGCGTTGGCCTGGTCAGCATTGCGCTGGGTTGCTTCGGCATCGCCGAGATCACCAAGAACCTCGACGCGCGCGAAGAGCGCTCGCCCTTCAACGGCGCCATCAAGCTGATCCCCACCTGGCCGGAATTCAAGCGCATCATCCCCAGCGCCTTGCGCGGCAGTGTGCTGGGTTCGTTCCTGGGCATCCTGCCCGGCGGCGGCCCCGTGATTGCCCAGTTTGCGGCCTACGCGGTGGACAAAAAGGTGAGCAAGTACCGCCATGAAATCGGCACCGGCGCCATTGAAGGCGTGGCCGGTCAAGCCGCTGCGGATGAAGCCGCCGCGCGCACCAGCTTCATCCCCTTGCTAAGCATCGGCATCCCGGAGAACGCCGTGATGGCGCTGATGATGGGGGCCTTCATGATCAAAGGCGTCACGCCAGGGCCCAACCTGATCCCCGAGCACCCCGACGTGTTCTGGGGCCTGGTTGCCAGCATGTGGGTGGGCAACTGCTTTCTGCTGATCCTGAACGTGCCTTTGGTGCGCTACTGGCTGACGCTGTTCAAGATTCCCTACAGCGTGCTGTTTCCCGCCATTCTGTTCTTCTGCTGCATCGGCTCCTTCAGCGTCAACAACAACGTCGACGACATCTTCGTCACCGTGTTCTTCGGCGCGCTGGGCTACACCTTCATGCGGCTGGGCCTGGATGCGGCGCCGCTGATGCTGGGCTTCATCCTGGGGCCCATGCTGGAGGAGAACTTCCGGCGCGCCATGTTGCTGACGCGCGGCAGCTTCGTGCAGATGGCCGATCGGCCCATCGCCGGTTCGCTGTTTGCGCTGGTGGCCATCTTCATTCTGTGGCAGATCGTGGCCGCGATCCTGAAGATGCGCAAGGAAAGGGTGTCGGCGACCGCCTCAGCCTTGCCTGCGACGCCTTAG
- a CDS encoding tripartite tricarboxylate transporter TctB family protein, producing the protein MSAASRRLNTGREVFAAILGGVASRSIGRGLKRARHAGLNLAGYFWMIDRNLARGVFLAAVALTFGGYSLRYPVGSWDRAGPGLFPLMVSGALLAMALMMVVRSRFQKPEPFEFNVKNIGLLLVSLCVFALLSLYVNMVVAIVAMVFISGKAAATYSVSRNIKISLGLIVVAFAFQKLLGLSLPLL; encoded by the coding sequence ATGTCGGCGGCGTCGCGCCGGCTGAATACTGGGCGCGAGGTGTTCGCCGCCATCCTAGGCGGTGTCGCCTCGCGGAGCATCGGACGTGGCCTGAAGCGGGCGCGCCATGCGGGGCTTAACCTAGCCGGATACTTCTGGATGATCGACCGTAACCTGGCGCGCGGCGTGTTTCTTGCCGCCGTGGCGCTGACTTTTGGCGGGTATTCGCTGCGCTATCCCGTAGGCAGCTGGGACAGGGCCGGGCCCGGCTTGTTCCCGCTGATGGTCAGCGGGGCGCTGCTGGCGATGGCGCTCATGATGGTGGTGCGCTCGCGCTTTCAGAAGCCTGAGCCGTTCGAATTCAACGTCAAGAACATCGGCCTCCTGCTGGTGTCCTTGTGTGTGTTCGCCCTGCTGTCGCTGTACGTGAACATGGTGGTGGCCATCGTCGCCATGGTGTTCATCTCGGGCAAGGCGGCCGCCACGTACTCGGTGTCTCGCAACATCAAGATCAGCCTTGGCTTGATCGTGGTGGCGTTCGCCTTTCAGAAACTCCTCGGCCTTAGCCTGCCGCTGCTGTGA
- a CDS encoding sensor histidine kinase: MNRPASEPAPGVETDDAPGRPPSLRRSLLAWLLLPLWILVPLAAAVVYFLALEPALDSLDHALNDTALALSGILQMEHGVPSLPISDQTARALTSSQVDKVVFAVGDGRNGLLGGDPALLALVGLARPVQPGQRQFLDVPWHGHAMRMVVYGEPCGDRVCPVLVAESLGKRNQASRRVMLAALAAGLMLALCLGVLAWVAVARSLSPLRLTSQALSQRSLQSLMPLPVNQLPREVSLLGDAINDLLQRLRVAAAAQRGFLDDASHQLRTPLAVILSESAQALQEPHPEALHGHLVRLNSAAQRGAHLSHQLLTLARAEGSAKPEASGQTIDLARLIADSATEWVNSARRAGQDLGFELEPTTMRGEPWQLRELLGNLLHNAAMHAGSGAQVTVRTHRMEASRDGDVGRGTAVVLEVEDDGPGIAAQDLPRVWARFYRGTHAKGAGTGLGLAIVQHIARAHGGDVHLHAGQGGRGLRVRITFPAAPMTA; the protein is encoded by the coding sequence ATGAACCGCCCAGCCAGTGAACCCGCGCCGGGCGTCGAAACAGACGACGCCCCGGGTCGGCCGCCCAGCCTGCGGCGAAGCCTGCTGGCGTGGCTGCTACTGCCGCTGTGGATTCTGGTGCCCTTGGCCGCGGCGGTGGTGTACTTTCTGGCGCTGGAGCCAGCACTGGACAGCCTGGACCACGCCCTGAATGACACTGCGCTGGCACTGTCGGGCATTTTGCAGATGGAGCACGGCGTGCCGTCTCTGCCGATCAGCGATCAGACTGCCCGCGCCCTCACTTCGAGTCAGGTGGATAAAGTCGTCTTCGCGGTGGGCGACGGCCGCAACGGGCTGTTGGGCGGTGATCCCGCGCTGCTGGCGCTGGTGGGTCTGGCGCGCCCCGTGCAGCCCGGGCAAAGGCAGTTCCTGGACGTGCCCTGGCATGGCCACGCGATGCGGATGGTGGTTTACGGTGAACCCTGTGGCGACCGCGTTTGCCCGGTGCTCGTGGCCGAGTCGCTGGGCAAGCGCAATCAGGCATCGCGCCGTGTGATGCTTGCTGCCTTGGCCGCCGGGTTGATGTTGGCCCTGTGTCTGGGTGTGTTGGCGTGGGTGGCGGTGGCGCGATCGCTGAGCCCCTTGCGGCTGACCAGCCAGGCGCTGTCGCAGCGATCGCTGCAATCCCTGATGCCGCTGCCCGTGAATCAGCTGCCGCGCGAGGTGAGTTTGTTGGGCGATGCCATCAACGACCTGCTGCAGCGGCTGAGGGTGGCGGCGGCAGCCCAGCGTGGCTTTCTGGACGACGCCTCGCACCAGTTGCGCACGCCGCTGGCGGTGATCCTGTCCGAATCTGCCCAAGCCTTGCAAGAGCCGCACCCCGAAGCGCTGCATGGCCACCTCGTGCGCCTGAACTCGGCTGCGCAGCGCGGCGCCCATCTTTCACATCAGCTGCTGACGTTGGCAAGGGCCGAAGGCTCCGCTAAGCCAGAGGCCAGCGGGCAAACCATTGATCTGGCGCGCCTGATCGCCGACAGCGCCACCGAATGGGTCAACAGCGCGCGACGCGCCGGGCAAGACCTGGGTTTTGAGCTGGAGCCGACCACGATGCGGGGAGAGCCCTGGCAGCTTCGCGAGCTGCTGGGTAACTTGCTGCACAACGCCGCGATGCATGCCGGCTCGGGTGCGCAGGTCACGGTGCGCACACACCGCATGGAGGCATCCCGCGACGGTGACGTCGGGCGGGGCACCGCCGTGGTTTTGGAGGTAGAGGACGATGGCCCCGGCATCGCCGCACAGGATCTGCCGCGTGTGTGGGCCCGGTTCTATCGCGGCACCCACGCGAAAGGCGCCGGCACAGGCCTGGGTCTGGCAATTGTTCAGCACATCGCGCGGGCCCATGGCGGCGATGTGCACCTGCATGCGGGTCAGGGTGGGCGCGGCCTGCGCGTTCGCATCACTTTTCCTGCCGCTCCCATGACTGCCTGA
- a CDS encoding response regulator, whose product MHILLVEDDTDLADSIAAALRSQGWRVDVSDRGEPVQRSLTQDSYDILLLDLGLPGIDGLETLRRARDSGWLEPILVLTARDSVDDRVAGLETGADDYLCKPFAPAELIARVRALVRRHEHRQAGVYRLGDLSFDTHSQRAWLGERPLSLTARESIVLQYLMARSSEVVAREQLNTLVPGWGPGVSDNALELLMSRLRAKIEPAMVLLRTVRGLGYMLEARDEPPSQ is encoded by the coding sequence ATGCACATCCTGCTGGTCGAAGACGATACCGATCTGGCCGATTCGATCGCCGCTGCCTTGCGCTCGCAAGGATGGCGGGTGGACGTGAGCGACCGGGGTGAGCCGGTGCAGCGCTCGCTGACGCAAGACAGCTACGACATCCTGCTTCTCGACTTGGGCCTGCCGGGTATCGATGGGCTGGAGACCCTGCGCCGCGCGCGCGACAGCGGCTGGCTGGAGCCGATCCTGGTGCTGACGGCGCGCGACAGCGTGGACGACCGCGTCGCGGGGCTGGAAACCGGCGCCGACGACTACCTGTGCAAACCCTTCGCGCCGGCCGAGCTGATCGCCCGTGTGCGTGCGCTGGTGCGGCGGCACGAGCACCGCCAGGCGGGCGTGTACCGGCTGGGCGACTTGAGCTTTGACACCCACAGCCAGCGCGCGTGGCTGGGCGAGCGGCCCCTGTCATTGACCGCGCGCGAATCCATCGTGCTGCAGTACCTGATGGCGCGTTCTAGTGAAGTGGTGGCGCGCGAGCAGCTGAACACCCTGGTGCCAGGCTGGGGACCCGGGGTAAGCGACAACGCACTGGAGCTGCTGATGTCGCGCCTGCGCGCCAAGATCGAACCGGCGATGGTGCTGCTGCGCACCGTGCGCGGGCTGGGCTACATGCTGGAAGCCCGGGATGAACCGCCCAGCCAGTGA
- a CDS encoding P-II family nitrogen regulator, protein MKQITAVIKPFKLEEVREALAEVGVTGLTVTEVKGFGRQKGHTELYRGAEYVVDFLPKVKIEVVVPDGDVERCVEAVIKAARTGKIGDGKIFVTPVERVIRIRTGEEDDNAV, encoded by the coding sequence ATGAAACAAATCACCGCCGTTATCAAGCCGTTCAAGCTCGAGGAGGTGCGCGAAGCGCTGGCGGAAGTCGGCGTGACTGGCCTCACCGTCACCGAGGTCAAGGGTTTCGGGCGCCAGAAGGGCCACACCGAGCTGTACCGGGGTGCCGAGTACGTGGTCGACTTCTTGCCCAAGGTGAAGATTGAGGTGGTGGTGCCCGACGGCGACGTCGAGCGCTGCGTGGAAGCCGTGATCAAGGCTGCGCGCACCGGCAAGATCGGCGACGGCAAGATTTTCGTCACCCCGGTCGAGCGTGTGATCCGCATCCGCACCGGCGAAGAGGACGACAACGCCGTCTGA
- a CDS encoding NAD+ synthase — protein sequence MSLKIAVAQLNFVVGDMPGNAQRIINAAKTAYAEGARLLLTPELSICAYIAEDLFLRPSFIAACDDAVKTVARETAGLTGMVIVVGHPMGRGQQGKSVSITQRTNSASVIQDGRVIETYAKRLLPNYQVFDERRYFVPGLGTCVFQVGGVSVGLLICEDAWFDEPAELAKEAGAELLAVINASPFHVGKGYEREAMMIERVKRCGLPLVYAHLVGGQDEVVFEGQSFAIGVDAQLAGRAPSFEEKLFYVQVERAPAAIELKAGIAPARDNNADLWDALVLGLRDYVRKNGFKTVALGLSGGIDSAVVLALAVDALGKDNVHAVMMPSPYTAGISLEDAQDMARRVGVRYDVLSIVPEFEAFKASLQPLFGGKPEDTTEENIQARIRGVMLMALSNKHGHLILTTGNKSEYAVGYCTLYGDMCGGFAPIKDVVKTKVFELARWRNAHDPFKTGLDPIPERIITRPPSAELRPDQTDQDSLPPYEVLDAIIERYMENDVSVAEVVAEGFQPADVEQVARLIRINEYKRQQAAVGTRVTHRSFGKDWRYPITNRFRG from the coding sequence ATGAGCCTCAAGATTGCGGTCGCCCAACTGAATTTCGTCGTCGGCGACATGCCCGGCAATGCGCAGCGCATCATCAATGCGGCCAAGACGGCGTACGCCGAGGGCGCGCGGCTGCTGCTGACGCCCGAGCTGTCGATTTGCGCGTACATCGCGGAAGACCTTTTTCTGCGCCCGTCGTTCATTGCCGCCTGCGATGATGCCGTGAAAACGGTGGCCCGCGAGACGGCAGGGTTGACCGGCATGGTCATCGTGGTCGGCCACCCTATGGGGCGCGGCCAGCAGGGCAAGAGCGTGTCGATCACGCAGCGCACCAATTCGGCCAGCGTGATCCAGGACGGCCGCGTGATCGAAACCTATGCCAAGCGCCTGCTGCCCAACTACCAGGTGTTTGACGAGCGGCGCTATTTCGTGCCGGGGCTGGGCACGTGCGTGTTTCAGGTGGGGGGCGTCAGCGTCGGCCTGCTGATCTGCGAAGACGCCTGGTTTGACGAGCCGGCCGAGCTGGCCAAGGAAGCGGGCGCCGAGCTGCTGGCCGTCATCAACGCCTCGCCCTTCCATGTGGGCAAGGGCTACGAGCGCGAGGCGATGATGATCGAGCGCGTCAAGCGTTGCGGCTTGCCGCTGGTGTACGCGCACCTGGTGGGCGGGCAGGATGAGGTGGTGTTCGAGGGGCAATCCTTCGCCATCGGCGTGGATGCGCAGCTGGCGGGGCGCGCCCCCAGTTTTGAAGAAAAACTGTTCTACGTGCAGGTGGAACGGGCGCCAGCAGCTATCGAATTGAAAGCAGGAATCGCCCCCGCGCGCGACAACAACGCCGACTTGTGGGACGCGCTGGTGCTGGGCCTGCGCGACTACGTGCGCAAGAACGGCTTCAAGACGGTGGCGCTGGGCTTGTCGGGTGGCATTGATTCGGCCGTGGTGCTGGCGCTGGCCGTGGACGCACTGGGCAAGGACAACGTGCACGCCGTGATGATGCCCAGCCCCTACACGGCGGGCATCAGCCTGGAAGACGCACAGGACATGGCGCGGCGCGTGGGCGTGCGCTACGACGTGCTGTCCATCGTGCCGGAGTTCGAGGCGTTCAAGGCTTCGCTGCAACCGCTGTTTGGCGGCAAGCCCGAGGACACGACCGAAGAGAACATCCAGGCGCGCATCCGCGGCGTGATGCTGATGGCGCTGTCGAACAAGCACGGCCACCTGATCCTGACGACCGGCAACAAGAGCGAATACGCCGTGGGCTACTGCACGCTGTACGGCGACATGTGCGGCGGGTTTGCACCGATCAAGGACGTGGTCAAAACCAAGGTGTTTGAGCTGGCGCGCTGGCGCAACGCGCACGACCCGTTCAAGACCGGGCTGGATCCGATTCCTGAACGCATCATCACGCGCCCGCCCTCGGCCGAGCTGCGCCCCGACCAGACCGACCAAGACAGCCTGCCGCCCTACGAGGTGCTGGACGCGATCATCGAGCGCTATATGGAAAACGACGTCAGCGTGGCCGAGGTGGTGGCCGAGGGCTTCCAACCCGCCGATGTCGAGCAGGTGGCGCGGCTGATCCGCATCAACGAATACAAGCGCCAGCAGGCCGCCGTGGGCACGCGGGTGACGCACCGCAGCTTCGGCAAGGACTGGCGTTATCCTATTACCAATCGTTTCAGAGGCTGA
- a CDS encoding GNAT family N-acetyltransferase has product MDDPTTIDPRAWDALLARQRTPTPFMRHAYLTAMHSSGSAVPATGWTPRFVLLWHGPEDNAELVAACPLYIKAHSYGEYVFDWAWANAYAEHGLRYYPKALVAVPFTPVPGSRLLARDAAARQALVGALIDLCEALELSSLHVLYGDADDLAACADAGMLQRQQVQFHWKNMRPPRCAASPAALPPEGALAALGRPGDGEKPPRFAAAPASLPPEGALAALGRPGDGEKPPHGAASLSESHERFTSFDDFLASLNQEKRKKIRQERRKVAEAGVRFRWARGVDITAQDWAFFYRCYERTYLEHGNAPYLTPAFFESMARDMAGDWVLFIAEHDGRPIASSLIAFSAGGACANGQSDIEPIAPVAYGRYWGALERVDSLHFEACYYQPLQWCIEHGVARFEGGAQGEHKMARALMPVATPSAHWLAHPAFADAVERFLQRESEGMADYLSHLDERSPFRHAQPPGKPGA; this is encoded by the coding sequence GTGGACGACCCCACCACCATCGACCCCCGCGCGTGGGATGCGCTGCTGGCGCGCCAGCGCACGCCCACGCCCTTCATGCGCCACGCATACCTGACAGCCATGCACAGCAGCGGCTCCGCCGTGCCCGCGACGGGCTGGACGCCGCGCTTCGTGCTGCTGTGGCACGGCCCTGAGGACAACGCTGAGCTGGTCGCCGCCTGCCCGCTGTACATCAAGGCGCATTCGTACGGCGAATACGTGTTCGACTGGGCCTGGGCCAACGCCTACGCTGAGCACGGCCTGCGCTACTACCCCAAGGCGCTGGTGGCGGTGCCTTTCACGCCGGTGCCCGGCTCGCGCCTATTGGCGCGCGATGCGGCGGCGCGCCAGGCGCTGGTGGGCGCGCTGATCGACTTGTGCGAGGCGCTTGAGCTGTCTTCTCTGCACGTGTTGTACGGCGACGCCGACGACCTGGCCGCGTGCGCCGACGCCGGGATGCTGCAGCGCCAGCAGGTGCAGTTTCATTGGAAGAACATGAGGCCCCCACGCTGCGCGGCTTCGCCTGCTGCGCTGCCCCCCGAGGGGGCCCTCGCCGCCTTGGGGCGGCCCGGCGACGGCGAGAAGCCCCCACGCTTCGCGGCTGCGCCTGCTTCGCTGCCCCCCGAGGGGGCCCTCGCCGCCTTGGGGCGGCCCGGCGACGGCGAGAAGCCGCCACACGGAGCGGCTTCACTGTCCGAAAGCCACGAGCGCTTCACCAGCTTCGACGACTTCCTCGCCTCGCTCAACCAGGAAAAGCGCAAGAAGATCCGGCAGGAGCGGCGCAAGGTGGCCGAGGCGGGCGTGCGCTTCCGATGGGCGCGCGGTGTCGACATCACTGCGCAAGACTGGGCGTTTTTCTACCGCTGCTACGAACGCACCTACCTGGAGCACGGCAACGCGCCCTACCTCACGCCCGCGTTCTTTGAAAGCATGGCGCGCGACATGGCAGGCGACTGGGTGCTGTTCATCGCCGAGCATGACGGGCGGCCCATTGCTAGTAGTTTGATAGCTTTCAGCGCTGGTGGCGCCTGCGCCAACGGCCAATCTGACATAGAACCCATCGCACCTGTCGCCTACGGACGCTACTGGGGCGCGCTGGAGCGCGTGGACAGCCTGCACTTTGAAGCGTGCTACTACCAGCCGCTGCAGTGGTGCATCGAGCACGGCGTGGCGCGTTTTGAAGGTGGCGCGCAGGGCGAACACAAGATGGCCCGCGCGCTGATGCCCGTGGCCACGCCCAGCGCGCACTGGCTTGCCCACCCAGCGTTTGCCGACGCGGTGGAGCGCTTTTTGCAGCGCGAATCCGAAGGCATGGCCGACTACCTGTCGCACCTGGACGAGCGGTCGCCTTTTCGGCATGCCCAGCCGCCTGGGAAACCCGGGGCCTGA